Proteins from a genomic interval of Fusarium oxysporum Fo47 chromosome I, complete sequence:
- a CDS encoding amino acid permease-domain-containing protein yields MSEMVSGQAKGPNITLDNLAPNTSLSQDISRSNPGILSGDHSTPSNGLNCTSNAPTVLGPRSRGVTEVPQLPIHTVRRKLRGIHIFMIAINGTLGTGLYVRSGQILELGGPVAVVLSFIALGILVWAVMQCIAELLCLWPVPGAVPLFVKKFVDRELGDAVGIAYWFTYSIGFAALITTSASVLNFWTADMEGFTEGFVYVALPITLVAINSVKVEIYGWLEVVTGIIKLIFLAIIIICLIYIGSLRWNAPFEYDNNAANGWFEGFMMCLSIATFAYAGVENIAVSVIEARWPSVPERPRSCHGSSEGPTSETSSPPQQGTELASSHRAVKKTLGFTAVFLPIFVAFAYTISGLLVTLSLKRDNCGLQRLASVKDKNCTEPDPNERGFTYSPFIIAAQDSKIDNLDNVFNAFIVFTALTCANTNLYIASRTLFGVTRNIRSKEYVPRLLSWFGVTDRNRVPLRAMAISAVAFCWVPFLQRKESFNTGSTLGKFVEILVQMGSVSVVIVWACLCLAYIRYYYCIHMFRDALAREGIHLARDREQESGAYPYQSYWQPALAGFAFTGCLVILLICNGVFLWKQFHIIPFCSGYLTVIAFLVIWVGLKVYKGVWSPWSRLDANMAINIIKDLNELRDKSLQQPADGSESRWSAFKRALRRRGNGAN; encoded by the exons ATGTCTGAAATGGTATCCGGTCAAGCAAAGGGACCGAACATCACTCTCGATAACTTGGCCCCCAATACTTCTTTATCGCAAGACATCTCAAGATCCAATCCTGGAATCCTTAGTGGTGACCACTCCACACCTTCCAACGGACTCAATTGCACTTCAAATGCTCCAACGGTACTTGGGCCACGGAGTCGTGGTGTCACCGAGGTTCCACAACTTCCCATTCACACCGTACGACGAAAGCTCAGAGGCATTCATATTTTC ATGATTGCAATCAATGGCACGCTTGGAACAGGCCTATATGTTCGAAGTGGCCAAattcttgaacttggaggACCAGTTGCGGTCGTTCTGTCATTCATTGCTCTTGGTATCCTGGTCTGGGCGGTTATGCAATGTATCGCTGAGCTTCTATGTCTATGGCCTGTACCGGGTGCAGTGCCCTTGTTTGTCAAAAAATTTGTTGACAGAGagcttggtgatgctgtAGGCATCGCGTATTG GTTCACCTACTCTATCGGATTTGCTGCCTTGATCACCACTTCTGCTAGCGTCCTAAACTTCTGGACTGCCGATATGGAGGGCTTCACTGAAGGGTTCGTATACGTCGCTTTACCGATAACACTCGTGGCAATCAATTCAGTCAAGGTCGAG ATATATGGTTGGCTCGAAGTCGTCACTGGTATTATCAAGCTAATTTTCTTGGCTATAATTATCATTTGTCTTATTTACATTGGGTCTCTGC GTTGGAATGCACCTTTTGAATACGATAATAATGCTGCCAATGGTTGGTTCGAGGGCTTTAT GATGTGTCTTTCAATCGCTACTTTTGCATATGCTGGCGTTGAGAACATTGCTGTTTCTGTCATAGAAGCTCGCTGGCCCTCAGTACCAGAGAGACCTCGATCATGCCATGGCTCATCAGAGGGTCCTACTTCAGAAACCTCATCgcctcctcaacaaggaACAGAATTAGCTTCATCTCATAGAGCTGTCAAAAAGACACTCGGGTTTACAGCTGTTTTCCTACCGATATTTGTTGCCTTTGCTTACACTATCAGCGGACTCCTCGTCACTCTAAGCCTCAAGAGAGATAACTGCGGCCTGCAGAGACTTGCCTCGGTAAAGGACAAGAACTGCACAGAGCCAGACCCAAATGAACGAGGATTCACATACTCGCCTTTCATCATTGCTGCACAGGACTCGAAGATTGACAACCTAGATAATGTTTTTAATGCCTTTATCGTCTTCACAGCGCTTACATGTGCAAATACAAACTTATATATTGCGTCAAGGACACTATTCGGTGTGACGCGGAATATTCGTTCTAAGGAGTATGTACCAAGACTTCTGTCCTGGTTTGGCGTCACGGACCGCAACAGGGTGCCGCTGCGGGCAATGGCTATTTCCGCTGTAGCCTTTTGCTGGGTCCCATTTCTCCAACGAAAAGAGAGTTTTAATACAGGGTCGACACTAGGAAAG TTTGTCGAGATCTTAGTTCAGATGGGGTCTGTCAGTGTTGTCATTGTCTGGGCTTGTTTATGTTTGGCATATATCCGTTACTATTATTG TATTCACATGTTTCGTGATGCCTTGGCTAGGGAAGGAATACACCTGGCACGAGACCGCGAACAGGAATCCGGGGCCTATCCGTATCAAAGTTACTGGCAACCAGCCCTCGCCGGCTTTGCCTTTACGGGCTGTTTAGTCATTCTTCTGATCTGCAATGGAGTCTTTTTGTGGAAACAATTTCACATAATCCCATTCTGCTCTGGATATCTGACG GTGATCGCGTTTCTGGTGATCTGGGTCGGGCTCAAAGTCTACAAAGGAGTTTGGTCGCCTTGGAGCAGACTAGATGCGAACATGGCTATCAATATTATCAAGGATCTAAATGAGCTACGTGACAAGTCACTGCAGCAGCCTGCGGATGGTTCTGAATCTCGTTGGAGTGCTTTCAAAAGAGCGTTGAGGCGGAGGGGGAATGGCGCCAATTGA
- a CDS encoding Tannase/feruloyl esterase, translated as MALLLRICWCLVVLSCLVASAACHGDYGHFRKRCLAFKPTGFIKNSTLTRQEFISAGTTLQLSDNVPTCNRASQAVTVDLCRIALQIPTSKRSSISFELWLPSDWKESRYLATGNGGIDGCIKYEDLAYGTTNGFATMGTNNGHNGTTGITMLNNPEIVKDFSYRALHTGTRSAKKLMKAFYGKSPAHNYYLGCSLGGRMGIKAAEKYPKDYDGIVAGCPAVDFNNLQGQRAMFYPITGSADSPNYIPIDTWKGLIHDEVLRQCDKIDGVEDGIIEVPDKCFFNPKTLQCSPRRPKNCLNSAQVAQLQKIYAPYTYPNGKLIFPRMNPGNELQAVSKLIAGTPFSYSEDWFRYVVYNDPSWDASTYNTNDVRKADELNPFDIRTYPQELPKFKKRGGKLLSYHGGQDNQITQFNTQRFWNRMYSADNDLQDYYRYFRMSGMFHCNSGPGAWAVGQGGGAPAAGVPFDPQHNVLAAMVAWVEKGQAPASLTGTKFINDTATNGIDFQRKHCLYPKTQTYIGGNPKKTSSWQCR; from the exons ATGGCTCTGCTACTACGTATCTGCTGGTGTCTTGTTGTACTGAGTTGCCTGGTAGCGAGTGCTGCTTGCCATGGTGACTATGGACACTTCCGCAAGAGGTGTCTAGCTTTCAAGCCAACGGGCTTCATAAAGAATTCGACCTTGACGCGACAGGAGTTTATTTCTGCTGGTACAACGTTACAGTTATCAGACAACGTCCCGACCTGCAACCGCGCCTCTCAAGCTGTCACAGTTGACCTCTGTCGCATTGCCCTACAAATTCCCACTTCGAAGCGGTCCTCGATCAGCTTTGAACTATGGTTGCCCAGTGATTGGAAGGAATCGAGATATCTTGCAACTGGAAATGGTGGAATCGATGGAT GCATCAAGTACGAGGATCTTGCTTATGGCACAACCAATGGTTTCGCCACCATGGGTACCAACAACGGCCACAATGGTACCACGGGTATCACCATGTTGAACAACCCCGAAATCGTCAAGGATTTCTCTTACAGAGC TCTGCACACTGGCACTCGctcagccaagaagctcatgaaAGCATTCTACGGCAAATCGCCAGCTCACAATTACTATCTCGGCTGCTCGCTGGGCGGTCGTATGGGTATCAAGGCTGCAGAGAAGTACCCTAAAGACTATGATGGAATTGTAGCTGGATGCCCAGCTGTTGACTTTAACAATCTCCAAGGCCAGAGGGCTATGTTCTACCCGATTACAGGGTCTGCAGACTCTCCCAACTACATCCCCATTGACACCTGGAAAGGCCTGATTCATGACGAAGTTCTCCGACAGTGCGACAAGATTGACGGCGTTGAGGATGGAATTATCGAGGTCCCAGATAAGTGTTTCTTTAACCCAAAGACTCTTCAATGCAGCCCAAGACGTCCCAAGAACTGCTTGAACTCGGCCCAAGTCGCTCAGCTGCAAAAGATCTACGCTCCATATACTTATCCCAACGGCAAGCTCATCTTCCCTCGCATGAATCCTGGCAATGAACTACAGGCCGTATCCAAGCTCATCGCAGGCACCCCCTTCAGCTATTCTGAAGATTGGTTCCGATACGTTGTATATAACGACCCCAGCTGGGATGCTAGCACCTACAACACGAATGATGTCCGAAAGGCGGATGAGCTGAACCCATTCGACATCCGTACCTACCCTCAAGAACTCCCCAAGTTCAAGAAACGCGGTGGAAAGTTGCTCAGCTATCACGGTGGCCAGGATAACCAAATCACCCAATTCAATACCCAGCGTTTCTGGAATCGCATGTACTCTGCCGATAACGACCTGCAGGACTACTATCGCTATTTCCGCATGTCAGGCATGTTCCACTGCAACTCGGGTCCCGGCGCCTGGGCTGTTGGCCAAGGCGGTGGTGCCCCTGCTGCGGGTGTCCCCTTTGACCCCCAGCATAATGTATTGGCGGCCATGGTGGCTTGGGTCGAGAAGGGGCAAGCGCCTGCGAGTTTGACGGGTaccaagttcatcaacgACACTGCCACTAACGGAATCGACTTTCAGCGCAAACATTGTCTGTACCCTAAGACGCAGACATATATTGGCGGCAATCCCAAAAAGACTTCCAGTTGGCAATGTCGATAG
- a CDS encoding RTA1 like protein-domain-containing protein, translated as MSTEGLFEPVPGVEPTKGGAYLWRYSPSVAAAAIFLVLFMASFLCVVWKIWKTRTYFCTVFAIGCFFEMVGYGVRAGAHSKTGKIMPYAVQNMFILIAPALFAASIYMVLGRIIRGLNADKHSLLKPTKLTRTFVLGDVLSFMIQGGGAGMSVVQNASLSKWAERIVILGLVVQIVIFGLFCTVSFVFHRRMIREPTAESIGTIMPWESTLYMLYAVSLLIMIRSIFRIIEYAQGYTGYPLSHEWTLYIFDTLLMWLVTVIYIWRYPDGLNVNAGHVRCDSMLLQEVHNNK; from the exons ATGTCCACCGAAGGTCTCTTCGAACCGGTCCCCGGAGTTGAACCTACCAAAGGCGGCGCCTACCTCTGGCGATACTCCCCAAGCGTAGCTGCAGCCGCCATATTCTTGGTGCTCTTCATGGCTTCATTTCTTTGCGTAGTTTGGAAGATTTGGAAGACGCGTACCTATTTCTGCACTGTGTTTGCCATTGGTTGCTTTT TTGAGATGGTTGGGTATGGCGTCCGCGCAGGTGCTCATAGCAAAACCGGCAAAATCATGCCATATGCCGTTCAGAACATGTTTATCCTCATCGCTCCCGCGCTCTTCGCTGCCTCGATTTACATGGTCCTCGGTCGAATCATCAGAGGTCTCAACGCCGATAAACACTCTCTTCTCAAGCCAACCAAGTTGACAAGGACCTTTGTACTTGGAGATGTATTATCCTTCATGATCCAAGGCGGTGGCGCTGGCATGTCGGTTGTTCAAAACGCAAGTCTAAGTAAGTGGGCTGAAAGAATTGTCATCCTCGGTCTTGTGGTCCAGATCGTCATCTTTGGTCTATTCTGCACTGTATCCTTTGTCTTCCATCGTCGTATGATCCGCGAACCAACAGCCGAGTCGATCGGCACTATTATGCCCTGGGAGTCAACTCTTTATATGCTTTATGCTGtcagtcttctcatcatgatccGATCTATCTTTCGGATCATCGAATATGCTCAGGGCTACACTGGATATCCTCTTTCGCATGAGTGGACGTTGTACATATTCGATACTTTGTTGATGTGGCTGGTAACGGTTATCTATATCTGGCGATACCCGGATGGGCTTAATGTTAACGCCGGCCACGTCCGCTGCGACAGCATGCTTCTGCAAGAGGTTCACAACAACAAGTAA
- a CDS encoding Tannase/feruloyl esterase — protein sequence MSLSCSADAISQPAIFGGKVIDFAVSLVENYNFEAKSILYYGHPTTVAEDVNFCNVTVTYTHPGQNDTVHVETWLPMDNFNGRLQSIGGGGWVAGRYPPGYAAMSGAISEGYATSATDAGLQLQMDYGPDIWALTSEGNPNLYLLQNFAAVSLGDQAIIAKGLIKSFYGEEPKYSYWSGCSQGGRQGMMLAQRYPEAYDGIHACAPAINWNQFFMSTFWPQLIMQELDYFPYPCEMNAVLAEAIEACDGLDGIIDGIISNEDACDFDPMDVVGKSFNCSDTAKNMSISEEAAKIAKATWSGPTTTDGKFIWYGPNTGAQLSGQSLQLTSDIGLAMTTCTGGTCRGAPVGLGEVWIKYWIEANPAWSYKNMTREAFDTFAHEAVQRYESVIGTGDPDLTAFYKKGGKILGYHGTHDQLIPVKGTRHYYNKVKEIIPEVASFYRMFEVPGLLHCSGGKGGQPTNTFDALRAWVENGTVPTELPHSFKDDNGDEQHRLLCPYPEKAWLKRNEIENTVYKSTDFICV from the exons ATGTCTCTCTCTTGCTCTGCTGATGCTATCAGTCAGCCAGCAATCTTTGGAGGGAAGGTCATCGACTTTGCCGTCAGCTTGGTCGAAAACTATAATTTTGAGGCCAAGTCAATCCTTTACTATGGGCACCCGACAACCGTCGCTGAGGACGTCAACTTTTGCAATGTCACCGTCACCTACACTCACCCTGGTCAGAACGACACTGTCCACGTTGAAACGTGGCTACCTATGGACAACTTCAATGGTCGACTCCAATCCATCGGGGGAGGAGGCTGGGTCGCTGGAAGATATCCGCCGGGCTATGCTGCCATGAGCGGAGCAATCAGTGAGGGTTATGCCACTTCGGCGACAGATGCGGGGCTGCAACTACAAATGGACTATGGTCCTGATATCTGGGCCCTGACTAGCGAGGGGAATCCCAATCTCTATCTCCTCCAGAACTTCGCTGCTGTCTCCCTAGGCGATCAG GCAATCATTGCTAAAGGTTTGATCAAAAGCTTCTATGGGGAAGAACCCAAGTATTCCTACTGGAGTGGCTGTTCTCAGGGCGGAAGACAAGGCATGATGCTTGCGCAGCGATATCCAGAAGCTTATGATGGCATACATGCGTGTGCACCGGCAATCAACTGGAATCAATTCTTCATGTCAACCTTTTGGCCTCAGCTGATTATGCAGGAGCTAGACTACTTTCCGTACCCTTGCGAGATGAATGCCGTCTTAGCAGAGGCCATAGAGGCCTGTGATGGGCTTGATGGCATTATCGATGGAATCATCTCCAACGAGGACGCCTGTGACTTTGACCCAATGGATGTCGTCGGCAAATCGTTCAACTGCTCCGATACTGCTAAGAATATGAGTATCTCTGAGGAGGCAGCCAAGATAGCCAAAGCGACCTGGTCAGGTCCGACTACCACTGATGGCAAGTTCATATGGTACGGCCCCAACACGGGAGCTCAGCTCAGCGGGCAGTCGCTCCAGCTGACGAGCGACATTGGACTTGCCATGACCACATGCACCGGCGGGACTTGCCGAGGAGCCCCAGTGggccttggagaagtttgGATCAAATATTGGATAGAGGCCAACCCAGCCTGGTCGTACAAGAATATGACCCGAGAAGCATTTGATACTTTTGCCCATGAAGCTGTTCAGCGGTATGAATCAGTAATTGGAACAGGCGACCCTGACCTGACAGCCTTCTACAAGAAGGGCGGCAAGATTCTGGGTTATCACGGAACA CACGATCAGCTTATTCCAGTCAAGGGCACAAGACACTACTACAACAAGGTGAAGGAGATCATCCCCGAAGTCGCAAGCTTTTACCGCATGTTCGAAGTTCCTGGGCTGCTGCATTGCTCCGGCGGCAAGGGAGGACAGCCCACAAACACGTTCGATGCACTCCGAGCTTGGGTTGAGAACGGGACCGTGCCAACTGAACTGCCTCATTCGTTCAAGGACGACAACGGTGATGAgcaacatcgtcttctcTGCCCTTACCCTGAGAAAGCATGGTTGAAGAGAAATGAGATTGAGAATACCGTATATAAGTCTACTGACTTTATTTGCGTCTGA
- a CDS encoding major facilitator superfamily domain-containing protein, with product MTESSVYHDDVPGTVRLVDINGMNSSGPHDSQHKDIVLVPRPSSDPNDPLNWSHRRKLVAVSMSYLYVLGTGIATSLQYSVLADITKDTGISTANLVQGTGVMFLFFGWACLIWQPIALTYGRRGVYLITMLLTIPIMVWTAYSTSAGEWFAHRILIGIIVSPIESLCEVTVFDLFFAHNRGTYMSLYVAILFGSNFLAPLVAGWFNDAFGWRWTMHFGAIICAICFLIMFFFMEETMYFRGVSLESQSVTDNEHQDLRESKADGKADEGSPRNSLLSSPSVIYKDINSGWGKYTWFKVVTGRPSNTDMLRMVYRPVIMIFQFPTVAWAGFLYGINLAWYNVLNGTASPVLSSNPYNWNAAPVGCVYAGPIIGAAVACLWVGKAADWIALWLARRNGGIREPEQRLWVLLLSGIISSAGLITWGVGAYYHVHWIGLVFGLGETTVSIMLIRNTIGFGFSYAITPWWTTQGLKNCFITAAMISLACTLTFLVMIVYGKRFRRWSIPSYRKYMANMTVSHE from the exons ATGACGGAATCTTCAGTCTACCATGACGATGTTCCTGGCACCGTTCGTCTCGTTGACATCAATGGGATGAATTCGTCAGGGCCCCACGACTCTCAGCACAAAGACATTGTCCTGGTTCCTCGCCCGAGCTCCGATCCAAATGACCCGCTCAATTGGTCCCATCGTCGAAAGCTCGTGGCCGTCAGCATGTCTTATCTTTATGTCTTGGGCACCGGGATAGCAACCTCTCTTCAATACTCTGTCCTCGCAGATATCACAAAGGATACCGGCATTTCTACTGCAAATCTCGTCCAGGGAACAGGAGTCATGTTTCTATTCTTTGGTTGGGCTTGTCTGATTTGGCAACCGATCGCTCTTACATACGGACGGCGTGGAGTATATCTTATCACCATGTTGCTCACGATTCCGATAATGGTTTGGACTGCCTACTCAACTTCTGCTGGAGAATGGTTTGCCCACAGGATCTTGATTGGCATCATTGTATCTCCAATTGAGTCTCTGTGTGAGGTTACCGTGTTCGATCTCTTCTTCGCCCATAACCGTGGGACTTACATGAGTCTCTACGTGGCCATCCTCTTTGGGTCCAACTTCCTTGCCCCTCTCGTCGCAGGATGGTTCAACGATGCCTTTGGATGGAGATGGACGATGCATTTCGGGGCAATTATATGCGCAATTTGCTTCCTTATTATGTTCTTCTTTATGGAAGAAACAATGTACTTCCGTGGAGTATCACTTGAAAGCCAATCAGTTACCGATAACGAACACCAAGACTTGAGGGAGTCCAAAGCCGACGGAAAAGCAGATGAAGGATCGCCGAGAAACTCTCTGCTGTCTTCCCCATCGGTCATCTATAAGGATATCAACTCAGGCTGGGGGAAATACACTTGGTTCAAGGTTGTGACAGGGCGGCCCAGTAACACGGACATGCTACGAATGGTCTACCGGCCTGTTATTATGATTTTCCAGTTTCCAACAGTTGCGTGGGCTGGATTTCTCTATGGAATCAACCTTGCCTGGTACAATGTCCTGAATGGAACTGCCAGTCCTGTTCTGTCAAGCAATCCATACAATTGGAATGCAGCACCGGTTGGTTGCGTATATGCAGGGCCGATTATTGGAGCAGCCGTTGCTTGTCTCTGGGTTGGAAAGGCAGCAGACTGGATCGCCTTGTGGCTAGCGCGACGCAATGGGGGTATCAGGGAGCCCGAGCAACGCCTTTGGGTGCTGCTTCTCTCAGGtatcatctcatcagctGGCCTCATCACATGGGGTGTTGGTGCATACTACCACGTCCACTGGATCGGCCTTGTGTTTGGGCTAG GTGAAACAACTGTCTCTATCATGTTGATTCGCAATACGATCGGCTTTGGCTTTAGCTATGCTATCACGCCATGGTGGACAACCCAGGGGTTAAAGAACTGCTTTATCACTGCAGCTATGATTTCACTTGCGTGTACACTTACTTTCCTCGTCATGATCGTTTACGGGAAGCGATTTCGACGATGGTCCATACCATCCTACCGGAAGTACATGGCTAACATGACTGTTTCGCACGAATGA
- a CDS encoding amidase signature domain-containing protein, which yields MAMDNQSTTLSIVEASIASLASALSQGHINSVELTAKHLLRIAKYDRRTTQLNAIPVINQDVFDAAQASDHRRSIGKTLGLLDGIPCTIKDSYKIRGMTVAAGSPAFKDLIANEDAFTVGKLRDAGAVFLGRTNMPPMAAGGMQRGVYGRAESPYNEAYLTAAFASGSSNGSATATAASFGVFGMGEETISSGRSPASNNGLVAYTPSRGLISIRGNWPLFPTCDTVVPHTRTMEDMFALLDVIVAADDKTSCDFWREQPFVKLPDVDSVRPKTFFDLSDPNALKGKKIGVPKMYIGGADSDPDARKVHTRDSVIDLWKQARTILEGLGATVVETDFPLVTEFEKPLSGESKTETPPHRNEIDMCQLMAYSWDDFLAANQDSKVASSLAQVESSTIFPHPPGCLPDRYDANDPLVRHTAVVAHVTNGRVPTYEIPNLGTVLHNLELKRKSEFEDWLDTLGLDMVVWPCNADVGKADADVDEESAKHAWLNGVLYSNGNCAIRQFGIPTVSVPMGVMADSRMPVNLTFASKAYDDKNLFRYAYAFEKGSLLRQKPSRTPQLATDSIVCSHGSSTIESTPPQLTMDATASIVDGERQLAIFGTVDEDELCELHVYVDGEELEDAKVTNGKWEVHVKMKEAQRSRPEGISVPDFSKSMVLALVKGKNGRSSASMIFI from the exons ATGGCAATGGACAACCAGAGTACT ACACTCTCCATCGTAGAGGCTTCAATCGCATCCCTTGCATCTGCACTTTCTCAAGGTCATATCAACAGCGTTGAACTGACCGCCAAGCACTTGCTGAGAATCGCCAAGTATGATCGCCGAACCACTCAGCTCAATGCTATCCCAGTCATCAATCAAGATGTGTTTGATGCTGCTCAAGCATCGGATCACCGTCGCTCCATTGGCAAGACACTGGGCTTGCTGGATGGAATTCCTTGCACGATCAAGGATTCTTACAAGATCCGAGGTATGACGGTAGCTGCTGGGTCTCCCGCTTTCAAGGACCTCATCGCAAATGAAGATGCGTTCACTGTTGGGAAGCTGAGAGACGCTGGCGCTGTGTTCTTGGGTCGTACCAACATGCCCCCAATGGCTGCAGGTGGTATGCAGCGAGGCGTTTATGGCCGTGCTGAGTCGCCCTACAATGAAGCCTATCTCACGGCTGCTTTCGCTTCGGGATCATCCAATGGATCCGCCACAGCGACCGCAGCAAgctttggtgtctttggtATGGGAGAGGAAACCATCTCATCTGGCCGTTCACCTGCTTCCAATAATGGTTTGGTGGCATACACTCCCTCCAGGGGACTCATATCAATCAGAGGCAACTGGCCTCTTTTCCCCACCTGCGACACTGTAGTTCCTCATACGAGAACTATGGAAGACATGTTTGCGCTTTTGGATGTAATTGTTGCAGCAGACGACAAGACAAGCTGCGACTTTTGGCGAGAGCAGCCTTTTGTTAAGCTCCCAGACGTCGATTCTGTGCGACCAAAGACGTTTTTTGATCTCTCTGATCCCAATGCTCTcaaaggcaaaaagatcGGTGTTCCAAAGATGTACATCGGTGGCGCGGACTCTGACCCGGATGCACGAAAGGTTCATACCCGCGACAGTGTTATCGACCTTTGGAAACAAGCCAGGACCATACTTGAAGGCCTTGGCGCCACAGTTGTTGAGACTGACTTTCCACTCGTCACTGAATTCGAGAAACCTCTCAGTGGTGAGAGCAAAACGGAAACACCACCTCATCGCAATGAGATTGATATGTGCCAATTGATGGCCTATTCTTGGGACGACTTCCTGGCAGCAAATCAAGACTCCAAAGTGGCATCGTCTCTTGCACAAGTCGAATCATCCACTATATTCCCCCATCCTCCTGGATGCCTACCAGATAGATACGATGCCAACGATCCTCTTGTTCGACATACGGCTGTTGTTGCCCACGTCACCAATGGCCGTGTCCCGACTTACGAGATTCCAAACCTTGGGACGGTACTTCACAACCTTGAGTTGAAGCGCAAGTCAGAATTTGAGGATTGGCTTGATACCCTAGGCCTAGACATGGTTGTATGGCCTTGTAATGCCGATGTGGGCAAGGCTGATGCGGATGTTGACGAAGAGTCTGCAAAGCATGCATGGCTCAATGGTGTTCTGTATTCGAATGGAAACTGCGCAATTCGCCAGTTTGGTATTCCGACTGTCAGTGTGCCAATGGGAGTCATGGCTGATTCGAGAATGCCTGTCAATCTCACTTTCGCATCCAAGGCCTATGATGACAAGAACTTGTTTCGATATGCCTATGCCTTTGAAAAGGGCAGCTTACTTCGTCAGAAACCATCGAGAACCCCACAGTTGGCAACAGACTCTATTGTATGCAGCCATGGGAGTAGTACTATCGAATCGACGCCACCTCAGCTCACTATGGATGCCACAGCGTCAATTGTAGATGGAGAAAGGCAATTGGCAATTTTCGGTACagttgatgaggacgaaTTGTGCGAGTTGCATGTTTATGTTGATGGGGAGGAGTTAGAAGACGCCAAGGTTACCAACGGGAAATGGGAGGTAcatgtgaagatgaaggaagcACAGAGGTCTCGACCAGAAGGAATCAGCGTCCCTGATTTCAGTAAGTCAATGGTCCTTGCTTTAGTTAAAGGGAAGAATGGCAGGTCTAGTGCTAGCATGATATTTATTTAG